A stretch of Labrus mixtus chromosome 7, fLabMix1.1, whole genome shotgun sequence DNA encodes these proteins:
- the ptpra gene encoding receptor-type tyrosine-protein phosphatase alpha isoform X1, which translates to MPTSLLQGRMGVYPLLLLIGLALGASGQDDVPITSPPNVTVIPTDPPVAPSLNFTLAPTQATTGPPTTLGPSVIPVTTMVATAAAAAAATTTTTTSPFVEEDVEPAGPNATGRLLPAVPPPPQAPTDAFQEPPSSQTPSPFNPAEGDNRTTALPPVTPTPDNYSDEDILTEETETTTEPRMEFPSDTSPHDNNPSDDMAIIAVMVALSSLLVIIFIIIILYMLRFKKYKQAGSHSNSFRLTNGRSDDTELQSVPLLARSPSTNRKYPPLPVDKLEEEMNRRMADDNKLFREEFNSLPVCPIQASCDAASKEENKEKNRYVNILPYDHSRVHLSSLEGVPDSDFINASFINGYQEKNKFIAAQGPKEETVNDYWRMIWEQNTATIVMVTNLKERKECKCAQYWPDQGCWTYGNIRVSVEDTMVLVDYTIRKFCIQQVGDVSGKKPQRLVTQFHFTSWPDFGVPFTPIGMLKFLKKVKNYNPQYAGPIVVHCSAGVGRTGTFIVIDAMLDMMMSERKVDVFGFVTRIRAQRCQMVQTDMQYVFIFQALLEHYLYGDTELEVTSLESHLAKLYAPSPGAGCSGLEAEFKKLTSIKIQNDKMRTGNLPANMKKNRVLQIIPYEFNRVIIPVKRGEENTDYVNASFIDGYRQKDSYMASQGPLQHTIEDFWRMIWEWRSCSIVMLTELEERGQEKCAQYWPSDGVVVHGDIAIEIKREEESESYTVRDLLVTNNRENKARAVRLFHFHGWPEVGIPTDGKGMINIIAAVQKQQQQSGNHPITVHCSAGAGRTGTFCALSTVLERVKAEGILDVFQTVKSLRLQRPHMVQTLEQYEFCYKVVQEYIDAFSDYANFK; encoded by the exons ATGCCAACTTCGCTTCTTCAG GGCAGAATGGGTGTGTATCCCCTGCTCCTGCTGATCGGTCTAGCCCTCGGGGCATCAGGCCAGGATGATGTCCCCATCACAA gtcCTCCTAACGTTACTGTGATTCCTACAGACCCCCCTGTGGCACCATCCCTCAACTTCACTCTCGCACCCACACAAGCCACCACCGGCCCACCCACAACTCTCGGCCCATCAGTCATCCCAGTGACCACAATGgtagcaacagcagcagcagcagcagcagcaacaacaaccaccactacAAGCCCCTTTGTTGAGGAGGATGTTGAACCTGCAGGTCCCAATGCCACTGGACGGCTGTTACCagctgtcccccccccacctcagGCACCGACCGATGCCTTTCAGGAACCACCGAGCTCCCAGACCCCCTCTCCTTTCAACCCAGCAGAAGGAGACAACAGGACCACGGCCCTCCCTCCAGTCACCCCAACTCCAGATAATTATAGTGATGAGGATATATTAACTGAGGAGACAGAGACCACCACAGAACCTCGGATGGAGTTCCCCTCCGACACCAGCCCACAtg ACAACAACCCGTCTGATGACATGGCGATCATAGCTGTCATGGTGGCCCTGTCCTCCTTGCTggtcatcatcttcatcatcattatcctCTACATGCTCAG gtttaAAAAGTACAAGCAGGCAGGGAGCCATTCAAACTCCTTCCGGCTGACCAACGGGAGATCAGATGATACAG AACTCCAGAGCGTCCCGCTATTGGCCCGTTCGCccagcacaaacaggaagtacccGCCTCTTCCTGTCGACAAGCTGGAGGAAGAAATGAACCGCCGCATGGCCGATGACAACAAGCTCTTCAGGGAGGAGTTTAAT TCGCTGCCAGTCTGCCCCATCCAGGCATCATGTGACGCTGCCTCCAAGGAggagaataaagaaaagaacagatATGTCAACATCCTGCCAT ATGATCACTCCAGGGTGCATCTCTCATCTCTGGAAGGAGTTCCCGACTCTGACTTCATCAACGCCTCCTTTATTAAT ggttACCAAGAGAAGAACAAATTCATTGCAGCTCAAG GGCCGAAGGAGGAAACGGTAAACGACTACTGGCGGATGATATGGGAGCAAAACACAGCAACCATTGTCATGGTGACCAAtctgaaggagaggaaagag TGTAAGTGTGCCCAGTACTGGCCGGACCAGGGCTGTTGGACATACGGGAACATCCGCGTGTCTGTAGAGGACACGATGGTTCTAGTGGACTACACCATCCGCAAGTTTTGCATTCAACAG GTTGGAGACGTGTCTGGGAAGAAGCCTCAGAGACTCGTCACTCAGTTCCACTTCACCAGCTGGCCAGACTTCGGGGTGCCCTTCACACCGATCGGGATGCTCAAGTTCCTCAAGAAGGTCAAGAATTACAACCCTCAGTATGCCGGGCCAATCGTGGTCCACTGTAG tgcaggCGTGGGGAGGACAGGAACGTTCATCGTGATCGACGCCATGTTGGACATGATGATGTCTGAGAGGAAGGTGGACGTGTTTGGCTTCGTCACCAGGATCAGAGCCCAGCGCTGTCAAATGGTTCAGACTGAT ATGCAGTACGTGTTCATTTTCCAGGCGTTGTTAGAGCACTACCTGTACGgagacacagagctggaggTGACCTCTCTGGAGTCCCACCTGGCAAAACTCTACGCCCCCTCCCCTGGAGCTGGCTGCAGCGGTCTGGAGGCTGAATTCAAG AAGCTGACATCGATCAAGATTCAGAATGACAAGATGAGAACAGGCAACCTGCCCGCCaacatgaagaagaacagagtCCTACAGATCATTCCAT ATGAGTTCAACAGAGTGATCATTCCAGTCAAACGAGGAGAGGAGAACACCGACTACGTCAATGCCTCATTCATTGAT GGTTACCGTCAAAAAGACTCGTACATGGCAAGTCAGGGCCCCCTGCAGCACACCATTGAGGACTTCTGGAGGATGATCTGGGAGTGGAGGAGCTGCTCCATCGTCATGCTCAccgagctggaggagagaggccag GAAAAGTGCGCTCAGTATTGGCCCAGTGATGGAGTGGTGGTCCACGGGGACATCGCCATCGAGAtaaaaagggaggaggagagtgagagcTACACGGTGCGGGACCTCCTGGTCACCAACAACAGG GAGAACAAGGCTCGAGCGGTGCGCCTGTTCCATTTCCACGGCTGGCCAGAGGTGGGTATCCCCACTGATGGTAAAGGAATGATCAACATAATTGCTGCTgtgcagaaacagcagcagcagtctggcAACCACCCCATCACAGTGCACTGcag tgctgGTGCTGGCCGGACAGGGACTTTCTGTGCGTTGAGTACAGTCCTGGAGAGGGTGAAAGCAGAGGGCATCCTGGATGTCTTCCAGACAGTCAAGAGCCTCAGACTGCAGAGACCACACATGGTGCAGACACTG GAGCAGTACGAGTTCTGCTACAAAGTGGTCCAGGAGTATATCGATGCCTTTTCTGACTACGCCAACTTCAAGTAG
- the ptpra gene encoding receptor-type tyrosine-protein phosphatase alpha isoform X2, with protein MPTSLLQGRMGVYPLLLLIGLALGASGQDDVPITNPPVAPSLNFTLAPTQATTGPPTTLGPSVIPVTTMVATAAAAAAATTTTTTSPFVEEDVEPAGPNATGRLLPAVPPPPQAPTDAFQEPPSSQTPSPFNPAEGDNRTTALPPVTPTPDNYSDEDILTEETETTTEPRMEFPSDTSPHDNNPSDDMAIIAVMVALSSLLVIIFIIIILYMLRFKKYKQAGSHSNSFRLTNGRSDDTELQSVPLLARSPSTNRKYPPLPVDKLEEEMNRRMADDNKLFREEFNSLPVCPIQASCDAASKEENKEKNRYVNILPYDHSRVHLSSLEGVPDSDFINASFINGYQEKNKFIAAQGPKEETVNDYWRMIWEQNTATIVMVTNLKERKECKCAQYWPDQGCWTYGNIRVSVEDTMVLVDYTIRKFCIQQVGDVSGKKPQRLVTQFHFTSWPDFGVPFTPIGMLKFLKKVKNYNPQYAGPIVVHCSAGVGRTGTFIVIDAMLDMMMSERKVDVFGFVTRIRAQRCQMVQTDMQYVFIFQALLEHYLYGDTELEVTSLESHLAKLYAPSPGAGCSGLEAEFKKLTSIKIQNDKMRTGNLPANMKKNRVLQIIPYEFNRVIIPVKRGEENTDYVNASFIDGYRQKDSYMASQGPLQHTIEDFWRMIWEWRSCSIVMLTELEERGQEKCAQYWPSDGVVVHGDIAIEIKREEESESYTVRDLLVTNNRENKARAVRLFHFHGWPEVGIPTDGKGMINIIAAVQKQQQQSGNHPITVHCSAGAGRTGTFCALSTVLERVKAEGILDVFQTVKSLRLQRPHMVQTLEQYEFCYKVVQEYIDAFSDYANFK; from the exons ATGCCAACTTCGCTTCTTCAG GGCAGAATGGGTGTGTATCCCCTGCTCCTGCTGATCGGTCTAGCCCTCGGGGCATCAGGCCAGGATGATGTCCCCATCACAA ACCCCCCTGTGGCACCATCCCTCAACTTCACTCTCGCACCCACACAAGCCACCACCGGCCCACCCACAACTCTCGGCCCATCAGTCATCCCAGTGACCACAATGgtagcaacagcagcagcagcagcagcagcaacaacaaccaccactacAAGCCCCTTTGTTGAGGAGGATGTTGAACCTGCAGGTCCCAATGCCACTGGACGGCTGTTACCagctgtcccccccccacctcagGCACCGACCGATGCCTTTCAGGAACCACCGAGCTCCCAGACCCCCTCTCCTTTCAACCCAGCAGAAGGAGACAACAGGACCACGGCCCTCCCTCCAGTCACCCCAACTCCAGATAATTATAGTGATGAGGATATATTAACTGAGGAGACAGAGACCACCACAGAACCTCGGATGGAGTTCCCCTCCGACACCAGCCCACAtg ACAACAACCCGTCTGATGACATGGCGATCATAGCTGTCATGGTGGCCCTGTCCTCCTTGCTggtcatcatcttcatcatcattatcctCTACATGCTCAG gtttaAAAAGTACAAGCAGGCAGGGAGCCATTCAAACTCCTTCCGGCTGACCAACGGGAGATCAGATGATACAG AACTCCAGAGCGTCCCGCTATTGGCCCGTTCGCccagcacaaacaggaagtacccGCCTCTTCCTGTCGACAAGCTGGAGGAAGAAATGAACCGCCGCATGGCCGATGACAACAAGCTCTTCAGGGAGGAGTTTAAT TCGCTGCCAGTCTGCCCCATCCAGGCATCATGTGACGCTGCCTCCAAGGAggagaataaagaaaagaacagatATGTCAACATCCTGCCAT ATGATCACTCCAGGGTGCATCTCTCATCTCTGGAAGGAGTTCCCGACTCTGACTTCATCAACGCCTCCTTTATTAAT ggttACCAAGAGAAGAACAAATTCATTGCAGCTCAAG GGCCGAAGGAGGAAACGGTAAACGACTACTGGCGGATGATATGGGAGCAAAACACAGCAACCATTGTCATGGTGACCAAtctgaaggagaggaaagag TGTAAGTGTGCCCAGTACTGGCCGGACCAGGGCTGTTGGACATACGGGAACATCCGCGTGTCTGTAGAGGACACGATGGTTCTAGTGGACTACACCATCCGCAAGTTTTGCATTCAACAG GTTGGAGACGTGTCTGGGAAGAAGCCTCAGAGACTCGTCACTCAGTTCCACTTCACCAGCTGGCCAGACTTCGGGGTGCCCTTCACACCGATCGGGATGCTCAAGTTCCTCAAGAAGGTCAAGAATTACAACCCTCAGTATGCCGGGCCAATCGTGGTCCACTGTAG tgcaggCGTGGGGAGGACAGGAACGTTCATCGTGATCGACGCCATGTTGGACATGATGATGTCTGAGAGGAAGGTGGACGTGTTTGGCTTCGTCACCAGGATCAGAGCCCAGCGCTGTCAAATGGTTCAGACTGAT ATGCAGTACGTGTTCATTTTCCAGGCGTTGTTAGAGCACTACCTGTACGgagacacagagctggaggTGACCTCTCTGGAGTCCCACCTGGCAAAACTCTACGCCCCCTCCCCTGGAGCTGGCTGCAGCGGTCTGGAGGCTGAATTCAAG AAGCTGACATCGATCAAGATTCAGAATGACAAGATGAGAACAGGCAACCTGCCCGCCaacatgaagaagaacagagtCCTACAGATCATTCCAT ATGAGTTCAACAGAGTGATCATTCCAGTCAAACGAGGAGAGGAGAACACCGACTACGTCAATGCCTCATTCATTGAT GGTTACCGTCAAAAAGACTCGTACATGGCAAGTCAGGGCCCCCTGCAGCACACCATTGAGGACTTCTGGAGGATGATCTGGGAGTGGAGGAGCTGCTCCATCGTCATGCTCAccgagctggaggagagaggccag GAAAAGTGCGCTCAGTATTGGCCCAGTGATGGAGTGGTGGTCCACGGGGACATCGCCATCGAGAtaaaaagggaggaggagagtgagagcTACACGGTGCGGGACCTCCTGGTCACCAACAACAGG GAGAACAAGGCTCGAGCGGTGCGCCTGTTCCATTTCCACGGCTGGCCAGAGGTGGGTATCCCCACTGATGGTAAAGGAATGATCAACATAATTGCTGCTgtgcagaaacagcagcagcagtctggcAACCACCCCATCACAGTGCACTGcag tgctgGTGCTGGCCGGACAGGGACTTTCTGTGCGTTGAGTACAGTCCTGGAGAGGGTGAAAGCAGAGGGCATCCTGGATGTCTTCCAGACAGTCAAGAGCCTCAGACTGCAGAGACCACACATGGTGCAGACACTG GAGCAGTACGAGTTCTGCTACAAAGTGGTCCAGGAGTATATCGATGCCTTTTCTGACTACGCCAACTTCAAGTAG